GGGGGTGGGCGTAGTAGGCCTGTTCCGCCTCCTGGAAGTTCTCGTGGGCCACGAACCACAAGAACTCCCGCTCCGAGAGAAGGTAGGCCCCCAGGACGCGGAAGCCCACCTCCTTCCTGAGGGGCAGGACCACCTCCCGAAAGACCCGCAGGAACTCCTCCTTGGCCCCCTCCTTCAGGCGGTAGCGGCGCATCTGGACCGTCATGCCTGTAGTCTAAGCGCAAGCCGGGCCGCGTATAATCGGAGGCATGCGCACCGCCGAGCTCAGGGAAAAGTACCTTTCCTTCTTTGAGGGCAAGGGGCACCTTCGCCTGCCCTCCTTCAGCCTCATCCCCGAGGACGACCCCTCCATCCTCTTTACC
The genomic region above belongs to Thermus filiformis and contains:
- a CDS encoding antibiotic biosynthesis monooxygenase, yielding MTVQMRRYRLKEGAKEEFLRVFREVVLPLRKEVGFRVLGAYLLSEREFLWFVAHENFQEAEQAYYAHPRRLEVDPRVYLEEVETRFVEALEV